Below is a genomic region from Vitis riparia cultivar Riparia Gloire de Montpellier isolate 1030 chromosome 5, EGFV_Vit.rip_1.0, whole genome shotgun sequence.
TAACATCATTATAGCACAGAAAAACTTGAGATGATTGATATTTGTGACAATTGCTATAGAAATCAAGGTTTCAAAACCAAGTATGCCCCACCCAATAAAAATCCATATGTATGTCATACGCCCACCGCATATGATTGGGGTTGGACGCGTGGGTCTGTCCCCTTGTTTCTCACTTCCATTACTGAACCGCGCAGACTCCTTTGACTTCGTTTAGCCCGTTTGAAGGCTTTGTGggcatttttttgttttggtaattcaaagttgaatttggTAGCTTATTAATTTAATCGACTTAAAAAGGTTTTACCATGACAATTTTGGAATGCACATACTCAATAACTtatccattaatttatttatttcggtattataaataaataatctttaaTAGTAAAGTGGCAAAAAGGTACTATGTTTGGAAACTtgtcattaaaaattataaggCAACAATATAATGTTTGGATTAAAAAGTCATATATTCATTTCTACTAAGGAAAACAGTCACCTGCGAATAACGTGAGAATATTCGGAATCCTTAAGAATATTTGGAGTTTGTACTAATccgataaaaaggaaaaacggGAAAAACGTGAGAGATtaaggaaaaatgagaaaagttaTAAAGGAGTGTAGGAGTCAGGGGTGATGATGCGAGGGAGTCCAGAGGAGTGACGAGACCGGGTAGGAAGATGAGTTGGAgtagaattggaattttgaatttcGAAAAGGTGGTAACTGTTAGAAGGGTAATAGTGTGTTGGACTGGTAATTTGTGATTCTTTGGGAGTTTCAGAGAGATAGGATTGTTTGGAGTTAAATACGCGATCACCCCCCTCCCGTTCTCCCTGTCTTTCCATACTTGTCACACAACTCACAGTTTCGCATACATGCACCCTCTCTTATCCTATTTGCTCTGTAACGCAGGCTAGTGGTAGTACTTGTACCACCGTCTCCTTCTATTCTGTACGTAACATCTCGTCTTCTTCTGATCATTCATCTTTTCTCCATCTCtgcttttatttacttaatattaATATGACTTTGTCCGTCTCTGATTCTTCGCTTCGATTGCAGCCTTCTGGACCGCTGGCAGGGACTCTGGTTTGTTTCATCATCTCGGGTATACTCTATTCATCCTTGTTTCTCAGGTTTTGGttgcctttttccttttctttttttggtattttttaattcatactTTCTTGTCAGAGAAAGCGTCCTTTTTCAAGTGGGTCTCATCGAGATCCAAttctttttcaatgatttttaattttttttttccactaacATAATCGGGGAGATTCAAAACCAAGCAGAGTTTCAAAAGATTCACTTTCGttggatttttttatatgttttcttaACTTCCCCCTTCtgcttttgctttttgtttgtttccatCCTTCCAGAAACAACAAAACGTTCTAAATCgctttttgatttttaaaaatattggggAGTTTCCAGGGTTTTAGGTTGCCCCTTACCCTTCATTTAGATGCTTGAAAATCAGAGGAGAAGACAGGTTTAATTGAACAGGAACACAACTATTGCAAATATGGATTAGTTGAAAAGGGACCTTTTCTTATCACGGGTCGTATGAAAAATCTAGGATTCGGTACAGGGTTCTTTGATTTTCGTTCCTGGcattttctcagcagccaaagGAGACTTTAGTAATATTGTCACAAGATCTAATGGAGGACACGAGGCAAACAATTCATTTGCATCGGGTGATTTGTCTGGTTTTGTTAGTATAGTCATCTTCATGAAGCTCCCGTTTACCAGAAGGGAATAAAACATcattttatccctttttttttttccttgcaaGTTTTGTTCTTCTTCTAGTACTCCATAccgagaaaaataaaaaggcctGAATTTCCACTGCTCAACTCTGAAATAAAAACAGAGTGGGTGTGGCAGGGGAATCAAATAGAGAGTTGACCCAATCCATTGTTAAATCACTGCAGGTACCAGAGTCTCAATAAATGGTTTGGTTAGGAGGCCTATTTATTATTCCTGTCCATGCATCTACATGAAAAAGAATGACTAAAAACCCTAAGAATCTGGGGTTTCCATGATTACAGCTAAAGCTACTATTTTATTATGGATAtactatatattttctttaaacttGATTGATTTTAAACTCTCTTAGCCGTTTTGTCATTTTCCTAGTAGCTTCCATCATCAATCTATCTCGGTCATTTTGTATGGTCGTCATAGTTGAAAAGTCATTTGTTTACATTTGGCCTTTCAAAAGTGTGGAAAAGCTGGTCCCCatatttttatcttcttctcATGTGCCTGATCTTTTTGTGTTTGTTCAGTTGCCACACATTAGCTGATCTTCTAAGCTAATGAGTGACTCCCTTGTACTTGGTGAGATTACAATTTACAGATACtgataattctccatttttcaGGGAAGGTTTGAAGACTAGCCATGGCCAAGAATCAATTGCAAGTTCTTAACGCACTTGATGTAGCCAAAACACAATGGTATCATTTCACGGCGATTGTCATTGCTGGAATGGGCTTCTTCACTGATGCATATGATCTCTTTTGTATATCATTGGTCACAAAATTGTTGGGTCGCATATACTACCATTCTCCTGGGGATGCTAAGCCCGGAACTTTGCCTCCAAATGTGTCGGCTGCAGTTAACGGTGTTGCGTTCTGCGGTACTCTTGCTGGACAGCTCTTTTTTGGATGGCTCGGTGACAAAATGGGCAGAAAACGTGTGTATGGCATGACCCTCATGCTCATGGTCATATGCTCAGTTGCCTCTGGCCTTTCCTTTGGCCATGAAGCGAAAGGTGTTATGGCCACTCTGTGCTTCTTCAGGTTCTGGCTGGGCTTTGGCATAGGTGGAGACTACCCGCTTTCTGCCACTATTATGTCTGAGTATGCTAATAAAAAGACTCGTGGAGCCTTCATTGCTGCAGTTTTTGCCATGCAAGGTTTTGGGATTTTAACTGGTGGAATCTTTGCAATTATAATTTCTGCCTCGTTTAAGGCTGCATTTCCTTCTCCAACTTATGAAATTGATCCAGTTGGGTCTACTGTTCCACAAGCTGATTTTGTTTGGCGGATAATTCTCATGTTTGGCGCCTTGCCGGCTGCTCTTACTTATTACTGGCGCATGAAGATGCCAGAGACTGCTCGTTACACAGCCTTGGTTGCCAAGAATGCGAAGAAGGCTGCAGCAGATATGTCTAAAGTTCTCCAGGTTGATCTAGAAGCAGAACAAGAGAAAGTTGAGTCGATCCAACGGCAAGGTAAAGATTTTGGGTTGTTCACCAAGCAGTTTCTTCGTCGCCATGGACTTCACTTGCTTGGGACCACTAGCACATGGTTCTTGTTGGACATCGCCTTCTACAGTCAGAATCTGTTTCAAAAGGACATCTTCAGTGCCATTGGGTGGATTCCTGCGGCCAAAACCATGAGTGCCCTTGAAGAGGTTTACAAAATTGCAAGGGCCCAAACTCTCATAGCCCTCTGCAGCACTGTTCCTGGGTACTGGTTCACAGTAGCGTTAATCGACAAGATGGGAAGATTTGCCATCCAATTGATGGGCTTCTTCTTTATGACCGTCTTCATGTTTGCCCTGGCTATACCTTACAATCACTGGACCCATAAAGAAAACCGAATTGGGTTCGTGGTGATGTACTCTCTCACATTCTTCTTCGCAAATTTTGGTCCAAATGCCACCACATTTGTTGTGCCAGCCGAGATTTTCCCTGCAAGGCTACGCTCCACATGCCATGGAATATCAGCAGCGGCTGGGAAGGCAGGGGCCATAGTTGGTGCCTTTGGCTTCTTGTATGCTGCTCAGAGCCAGGACAAGTCTAAGGTAGATAAAGGGTACCCAACCGGTATTGGTGTAAAAAATTCACTCATAGTTCTGGGTGT
It encodes:
- the LOC117914724 gene encoding inorganic phosphate transporter 1-4-like; protein product: MAKNQLQVLNALDVAKTQWYHFTAIVIAGMGFFTDAYDLFCISLVTKLLGRIYYHSPGDAKPGTLPPNVSAAVNGVAFCGTLAGQLFFGWLGDKMGRKRVYGMTLMLMVICSVASGLSFGHEAKGVMATLCFFRFWLGFGIGGDYPLSATIMSEYANKKTRGAFIAAVFAMQGFGILTGGIFAIIISASFKAAFPSPTYEIDPVGSTVPQADFVWRIILMFGALPAALTYYWRMKMPETARYTALVAKNAKKAAADMSKVLQVDLEAEQEKVESIQRQGKDFGLFTKQFLRRHGLHLLGTTSTWFLLDIAFYSQNLFQKDIFSAIGWIPAAKTMSALEEVYKIARAQTLIALCSTVPGYWFTVALIDKMGRFAIQLMGFFFMTVFMFALAIPYNHWTHKENRIGFVVMYSLTFFFANFGPNATTFVVPAEIFPARLRSTCHGISAAAGKAGAIVGAFGFLYAAQSQDKSKVDKGYPTGIGVKNSLIVLGVVNFLGMLFTFLVPESKGKSLEEMSGENEEEESPSEESRQQARTVPV